A stretch of DNA from Babesia bovis T2Bo chromosome 2, whole genome shotgun sequence:
CAAACGTAGACCGAGGGGCCCTTACGATCAGGTGTATCCCCAACAAATGCATCAACAGTCATACAGATATAGGAATATGCCGGATCATCATATGATGCGCATACCTATCTACCCTATGGCAATGTACACTAAGCAAGCGCCATTCCCAAAGTCGCACGATGACCCTTATAGAGGGTCCCATGTGCAAAGATAAAAAAAACTGctcatataatattaaaaatattgGAATTAAACATTGTTATCAGCTGTATCGGGTGAAAATGACACCGACTTGCTAGATTTTGTACCTGCATTCTTAGAAGCTTCCAGCATCTGGCTGAACAGATGGCAACATTGCGAATGTGCCTTCAAAGAAGCATCCTTAATACGCTCGCAAGCTGCACCAAAAACTGATTTAAATGACCCAGCAGGCCATCCAAGTAACAGAACTGTAGATGAGCTTGCAATTACCGTATTACTATAAGCCGGCATTGAATTAATGACTTCTTCAGTACCCAATAGCGATGTTGTAAAAAGGGTGATAGCTGTATTATCACGTGATCCTGGCATACATAGATCAACTGAACCGTCAAAGATTATATAGAACCAGTCTGGTTTATCACCTTGACGATATATTGTTTCGTGCATCTTACGCTTGCGTACAACGCTAGCGCACGCTATAAGATGAATGTCATTATCATCCAGACCTTCCAGACAGGAAACCTTAGAAAGGAAGGTGGCAATTACTGCCACTCGTTTAATACGTGTTTCAACCATTGGCACAACAGTTTCGTGGAACTTGCGACGATCAATGCGACCTAATAGTGCTTCATCCGTATCGCTAACGGTGTATGTCATGGTTGCAACTTGTTTATTCACCAAACTGTCGAAATCCAACCATGTACCAACTTCAACCTCTGTTTTGTAGGATTCCACGAAAATATAAGTAGTGTATGACGACTCCAAAAGACCAGATAACAGTAGATACAGGGGAAAATCCTTGTCACCCTGAGCAATAACAACAGAACCACTCTTTTGACGCGACTCCGTTAATAGAGTTGCAATATATTGCTTTTGTACCAAAGATAATGATTTATAGTACGGATGGGCAGTAATTGCCGGTTTAATCACTAAATCCATATATCGCTTTATGGTATTACCCTCGTCAGCCAGGCTGCAGGGCTCTTCCCAGGTATTGTCTACCAATGAAACGTCTACACCGTAATCGAGAACATCAAAGACCGAACTCTCATGATCCTTTAGCTCTTTCCTGAAACTATCGTAATCGTCGGTTGTCCAATATCCTAATATCTGGTTATAACTCGATGAAGCAACAGATTCCTTTGCAACAGCGTCCTCGAAAGTCCAGTCACCGCACATCAGCTTCAACATTGTCATTACAGTAACATAGCCATTATCACATACGTCTAACTTCTTGAATAGGTCCCGAGCTGTGGCTTCGGGTACACCAATGTTGGTGCACATGGCAACGAAATCTGAATCGGAACAAGTCGTGCTCATCTTTAAAGGACCACACTGTTTTACAAATGCTAAACGTGCGCTTCCATATGCGTGCTGTAACCTGTCGTGTAACCCCTTGGTGGTAGTTATGGTTTCGCCGCTGCTGTGATATAGAGACGACATTGTTATTGCATCGCTGGAAGCATCCTTTAACATGTCGAAAAGGTATGGCATATCAGAATTCTCGAATGATGCGATACAAAGGTTTTCAACAAACATGAAAAATGAATCGCGATCTACTGCACCGCAATTGTCAATATCCATGCACTGGAAAGCTGCGCCCAATGATGTGAATTTAGTCTTTAGTGTTGCTATCATTAGGTACTTCATAGCAAGCAGTTCGTCATCGGTGTAATTCCTGGGTGAACTACAGCTCTCATCATCCAATGCAGAGTCAGAAAAGGTAGAAAGCGGCTCAGATAGGTCGGATGAATCCGATGAATCACTGAAATAGCTGTCAGCTGGTTTAACTTCGCTGTGCAATATTGATTGTGCGGTCTCGCTTGCCTTTATCCCTCTGGTGAATATACCAGTTGGCACGCGCTTCGTATTGCGAACTACATTGGCAATAGGTTGGTTATTATGTGATGTAGAGTTTGATCCCATGTTTTTATCCGTCTTTATAGTCGCATCTATAGCCTCGGCACAACTTTCTTTATCAGTTTCTACAATCCCACTACAGGCATCACTATCGGTGATGATGCTATCATCTCTTAATGTACCACTAGAATCTGAATCAAATGATGTAATGGAGCGTGATCCATCATTTTGGTTATGCGATAAAGCAATCTCCTATATAGTATTGCTGGTAAACGAATCACTGTCGTCTAAATCACTGGTTTCAGTTGTCACCATAGTATCAGAATCCAAATCATTTTGTTGAATACTGCTTGCAACGCTAATAGATGCTGCAGCAGGAGCGTCGCTTCTATCATTCGATTGAATAGATGCTTCTTTAGATGACGACATAATATCACTATCATCTTCCATGCTTTTCGTTTCAATACTGTCATTCGGAGTCTCTACAAAAGACATCTTAGATCCAGTTAAAGCGGATACATAAGGTGTATCGGTGCTAACAGAAACAGGAGATCCATCTTCAGAATCCAGTTCACCTTCAGAGGAGTCATTAATAAATGAACCTGCTATAGAGCTTTGCTGAGTTAGACTAATAGTTGCATTGACCGAATGGGTTATACGCTCAAAACGCGCTGATAAACTGTCTACGCCCTGCAGAAGCTCAAGCTCCTGCAATTTGTCCCGGAAGTATTGCTCCAGAAAATGACGTACATGTTCCAGTACATTTTTACATCGCTCTCTCAATATATCACCGTCTAAAATGAGCAATAAAGTGTCACCACTAGCAACCAAATGACTTGATGCCATGGCATCAACTACTTGGCTATCAAAACAGTCTACACCACCGATAAATGATTTGGGGTCTATAACAGCAATCTTTTTAGATCCGTGTAGCTTTACATCGAGGGCACCTTTATAAACAACACACAAATCACGTAACTCTAGAATGGATTTCACAAGGATCTCACCGTCAGATAGTTCCCTGTATCTGAAGAGTTTGGCTACATTCTGCTGCTTGGCAAGTACGTTGACAATAGGTATACCGCTTATGAACTGAGACACATCTGGGAAATCTTTCTTAACAGTCGTAACTTCAGCGTTAGTGTCGTCATTTTTGTTGGAAGAGTACGAAGCCAAAGCACGTTCTCTAAATTTGGGCAGCAAGTCTTTCAGAAGCTTCAAGAAATTTGATCCTGACATTGTCTGCACCGTCACATGGCTCTCTGCAATAATGTAAGATGTACAGGCCTGCTTGTTAATCAGCGATAACTCCCCAAAATAGTCAGTATTAAGGTACTTGCGCAGCAATCGATTCGGTTTGTTCACCCCCTCGTAAGAATACGCAGATACAGTTCCCGATGCTAAAATGTAGAAATAACGTGGTTTCTCACCAGCTAGAATAATAGCTGCTCTAGGCGGATATGACTGCAGCTTGAAGTAAGGAAGTAGGCTACGTAACCTTTCTTTTGGTAGATCCTTTAAAATTGGGACACTTTCCAACAACAACATTAAAGCATCTAGAATCTGTCGTTTCTGCTCCGTCAAAGGCTGAATTGAAGCGCCAGGAAGTACGACTGTAGAGTTTTCATACTCAAGAGAAGGAGTTTCCGAATAACCACTGATGCTTTCAGTATCCGATATAGCTGATGGAGGCTTTGAGATATGTCTCGCCTCTTCAACATTATCTTGAGTGCTTGACCTTGATGTAGAATGAATAGAATGTTCTACGGAAACTACGTTTGTGCCTAACGATAGCGGAGGCTCAACATCGTCATTTACTATCATATCCGTTTCACTTTCATCCACATTTGTGGCGACAGACGTTACAGGTTGTGCCACTGGAGCATCATCTTCATGCGAGACTATAGGGCTAAATGCCTCCTTGTCATCCGGAGTCAAACTTGTTTCACTTGATATGCTATCCGACCACGACATTGCATCGGGTGCTAGTTTGTTATCATCCAGTTCTGCATCCGGCGGACTATGTGAAGAAACGGTTGATTCATTTTCATGTAACGAGGTAACATCTTGGCACGATCGGTCGCTAAAATCGGAATCCGAAACTCTGCTGGGTGAAACGTCATTGATTGATGAAGAAATACgaattgcgatattttgCTCAAGAACACTTGATATTGAGTCTGGCGATAATGGCGTTGAATCACTAGGAGGGACCTCTGGTTCAGACAATGGTATAGTATCACTGCTTTGTAGTGACTCATTTCGAATAGATGGTTGTTCTTCCATAACATCATCGGAGATATCAAGTTCATGGTTGCGTTCACCAATATCCGATAATGTATGTGAATCTTCTGCGTCTGATTGAGGAGCCGATGAAAGTAGATTGTCGCTGAACGCTTCATCTTGATTTTCAAATGTCGATGGCGCAACAACTGTATCTAGGTTTTCTGCTTCTGAGGCTGCTAATCCTTCCTCTTTGCCGACTGACGGATTTGAAGGCAACTTGTTATTATACTCTACTCCGCCTGCAGTTATCGACGTTTTTTCATGTGCCAACGGTGTCGCAGCAGCTTCTTTAGTTTCTGATAGAGGTGCTGCAGATGGCGCCATAGGCAAGGTGTCCGTAGACATTACATCGTCTGGTGATTTACTTCTACTCTTACTTGTTTCGTGTTGTCTCCTGGAATCCTTGTTGGCTCGGGGCTTGCGTTTGCTGTCTGCCGGAACGGGAACCAATATAGTTTTCGTCTGCTTGCTTTGTTGAATAGGCACTGGAGGTGCCTTCGTCCTATTTTGCTTAAGTAAGTCCAAAATATCACTATATAGAGATATTAGCTTTTGCCTCCTAGCAGATTCCCGTGATCCGTTTGATTCAGCAGGCGCGGCGCCGATATTGTCATTAAAAATAAGTGGCTCATTGTTAATAGACAACCTGGAGAGCTCAACCTCCCTTTCACAACCTATGGCGTTGCGTGAACTGCTTAATTGCATGCGTGCCGTTTCTACAATAGCCTGTTCCACATGTGGGCGGCCCAAATGCAACCCTGATACGTCGATCCCTGGCAATGGACGTGTCTGTACGATAATGTGCAATGCATACAACCTTAGCTTATGGAAAAGAATAACAACACATAACAAGTCCTAGTTCTACTCTATTATAAATGCGCAAAAGTTAAACGTTCCAAAGTCAATACAGACAGGTTGTAATACCGTCGTACAACGACAATATTACCACGGGTTAAAGTAATATGGCAGAATGGGCACACTTCACATATCATCGTGAATGTCAGTGCTCACCGTTTGGTTGGTTAAATCGGGGTGCCGAAGACGGTGTTCTAACAGCTCCTTCTCAAGATCTGCAATACGGGCTACGAAGCTATCAATTCCTGCGGGCAAATGCAAAATCATCGTTTACAACATACGGT
This window harbors:
- a CDS encoding Cyclic nucleotide-binding domain family protein — encoded protein: MQLSSSRNAIGCEREVELSRLSINNEPLIFNDNIGAAPAESNGSRESARRQKLISLYSDILDLLKQNRTKAPPVPIQQSKQTKTILVPVPADSKRKPRANKDSRRQHETSKSRSKSPDDVMSTDTLPMAPSAAPLSETKEAAATPLAHEKTSITAGGVEYNNKLPSNPSVGKEEGLAASEAENLDTVVAPSTFENQDEAFSDNLLSSAPQSDAEDSHTLSDIGERNHELDISDDVMEEQPSIRNESLQSSDTIPLSEPEVPPSDSTPLSPDSISSVLEQNIAIRISSSINDVSPSRVSDSDFSDRSCQDVTSLHENESTVSSHSPPDAELDDNKLAPDAMSWSDSISSETSLTPDDKEAFSPIVSHEDDAPVAQPVTSVATNVDESETDMIVNDDVEPPLSLGTNVVSVEHSIHSTSRSSTQDNVEEARHISKPPSAISDTESISGYSETPSLEYENSTVVLPGASIQPLTEQKRQILDALMLLLESVPILKDLPKERLRSLLPYFKLQSYPPRAAIILAGEKPRYFYILASGTVSAYSYEGVNKPNRLLRKYLNTDYFGELSLINKQACTSYIIAESHVTVQTMSGSNFLKLLKDLLPKFRERALASYSSNKNDDTNAEVTTVKKDFPDVSQFISGIPIVNVLAKQQNVAKLFRYRELSDGEILVKSILELRDLCVVYKGALDVKLHGSKKIAVIDPKSFIGGVDCFDSQVVDAMASSHLVASGDTLLLILDGDILRERCKNVLEHVRHFLEQYFRDKLQELELLQGVDSLSARFERITHSVNATISLTQQSSIAGSFINDSSEGELDSEDGSPVSVSTDTPYVSALTGSKMSFVETPNDSIETKSMEDDSDIMSSSKEASIQSNDRSDAPAAASISVASSIQQNDLDSDTMVTTETSDLDDSDSFTSNTI
- a CDS encoding cyclic nucleotide-binding domain containing protein, translated to MGSNSTSHNNQPIANVVRNTKRVPTGIFTRGIKASETAQSILHSEVKPADSYFSDSSDSSDLSEPLSTFSDSALDDESCSSPRNYTDDELLAMKYLMIATLKTKFTSLGAAFQCMDIDNCGAVDRDSFFMFVENLCIASFENSDMPYLFDMLKDASSDAITMSSLYHSSGETITTTKGLHDRLQHAYGSARLAFVKQCGPLKMSTTCSDSDFVAMCTNIGVPEATARDLFKKLDVCDNGYVTVMTMLKLMCGDWTFEDAVAKESVASSSYNQILGYWTTDDYDSFRKELKDHESSVFDVLDYGVDVSLVDNTWEEPCSLADEGNTIKRYMDLVIKPAITAHPYYKSLSLVQKQYIATLLTESRQKSGSVVIAQGDKDFPLYLLLSGLLESSYTTYIFVESYKTEVEVGTWLDFDSLVNKQVATMTYTVSDTDEALLGRIDRRKFHETVVPMVETRIKRVAVIATFLSKVSCLEGLDDNDIHLIACASVVRKRKMHETIYRQGDKPDWFYIIFDGSVDLCMPGSRDNTAITLFTTSLLGTEEVINSMPAYSNTVIASSSTVLLLGWPAGSFKSVFGAACERIKDASLKAHSQCCHLFSQMLEASKNAGTKSSKSVSFSPDTADNNV